TATGTCCTGCGCAGCAAGTCTGACATCCCCCTCGTCGCCCAGAACCGTGATCTCATCCATAAGATCGGGGTGACAGGCGGAAGTGTTGAGCGCAGGGTCGCAAATGCGAAATTCGATGCAACCTTCCTTCTGGCGGACGTCGAGATCGTCGCGACCTACGAGCTTTTCAACATCAACAGGACCAAGCTCGAAAACCTCATCCACCGAGTGTTTGGTGCCGCTCGGCTCGATATGGAGATCAAGGATCGCTTTGGGAAACCAGTCGTTCCACGTGAGTGGTTCCTGGTGCCGTTGTTCGTGATTGATGAAGCTGTCGAACGAATTCGGGATGGCTCGATCTCTCGCTATCGCTATCGGCCGGATCAGGCCGCACTGGTTGCGGAAGATTGAAGGCTATGGGAAAGGCACGCACCACAAGCCAGGTCACGGGCCTCCGCAAGCTTTCCAGAGACCCTGCTCAAGCGGCTGCAATCCGCGCATGCCTTTCTCTGGAGCTGAAGCGTCTTGCGGGCCAGATGACGGATGTGGTGGAGCCGCTGCTTGTCAAACTCAGTCCAGGGTACTCGTATAGCTTTGCTGGAGGGGTGCACAGGGTCACTCCGGCACAGATCGAGACCTTTGGTCTGGAGTTGGTCAAGAAAGACATACTAAAAGATGTCGCCCCTTTCCGCGATGATGCGCTTCTCTTCGTCCCTTCAAAGCAGGGAATGATTTTTCTTGCCAAGGGAAACCGACGTGTATGGGAAGCGCCGAAAGCGGTGTACACCGGTGATGTTTTGACGAGACAGAAGCCCGTAATGAAGGACAAGGTGGCGGCAACCACTATCTTGAAGCCCCCTGCCGCTGCGAAGCAGCAAGTCCAGGTGTCGCCTCCTTCTCGTGCGGTAAAAATAAATGTTTCGAGAGCCATCCAGAACATTAAGTTGATCGAGCCGCTGAAGCTCATTGCCCTGTGGGAAAATGCGCAACGTATGTTGGCCGACCCAAACAAGCGCGACCAACATACGGAAATTAGGGCAGCCGTTTCCGCGATTGAAGATGAGTGGAAGCGCCGAAACGATAGCGGAGACCCTGAGCTGTTTTTTCAGTGGCCGACTACAGAACTACGCCAAGGTGGTGGTGAGTTTGCAGTCAGTGAAGCGCAGAAGGATGGTGTCCTTGGAAAGCTGAACTACCGGGTCGGTATAAGCCAAGGCCAGCCCGAGTTGTACCGTCGCCGGACACTAGCGAACCTATTTGATGGTCCCATAACGCTCGAACTACCTCGTTTCGAAGTGGAGCAATGGGGAAGCGCGAAATCGGCGAAAAGGCTGAGGAAAATCGCATACTCAATTGCAACGTTTATCAAGAACGCGAAGGGGCGGAATCCCGTAGCACTCGATGTTGCCATTAAGCAGTGGGAGGCCGATCTACGCTTTCTTCATGACAGCTACTACGTCGGCCGTTTTAATTTTCCGTGGCCGTCTACACATCTTTGAGTTTCGCGCAGTCGTGCGGCAGCAAGTCGCCACATTCATGAGGTGAACATAGCTCAGGCTGCGATCACACGTCCGACCAGTGGGCCCAGCACCGCTTCAGCACAAGAGCCGAAGAATGACAGATATATGCCCGTTCGAACCCGGAGCGTGGCACGGCCGCTTTTATGGGCAGGCGAACGCCAACATCGGTAGCTACATGAAAACGGTCGCGGATGGCGTGAAGCGTAACCGGTGTTCTGCCCCCACATTGTCTGTCGCTGCCTGATCTGTGATCGAACATTCCGTGGATGAGCGACAAGGAGTTTCTCCATGGAGTCTACGTTGGAGGTTCTCACAACGCGGCGGGACAGGCGTGAGCCGCACCGCCATTGGCCTGACGAGGTCAAGGCACGCATCGTTTCGGAGAGCTTGCGACCAGGCGTGACGGTGAATGAAGTGGCCGAACGCTACGGGCTGAAGGCCAACCACCTGTCATCGTGGCGGACATTGGCTCGGCAGGGCAAGCTGGTGCTGCCAGAGCCGGAAGAAGCAGTCGAGTTTGCGGCCATCGTTGTTGCTGCTCCATCGCCGGAGCCGCAGGCCGCCAAGGTCGCTTCCCGCGCCGAGATCGTCGTGGGTCCAGTTACAATCTTTCTTGAGGAAGGCGCGTCAGTGTCCCGGATCGCCGCCATCGCCCGCGCCCTGGCGGCGACGACATGATCTTTCCGTCGAACCGGGTGCGGATCATGGTGGCGACCAAACCTGTCGACTTCCGCAAGGGTCATGACGGGTTGGCGGCTTTGGTGAAGAACGAGCTGCACAAGGACCCGTTCACCGGAACGGTCTTCGTGTTCCGGTCTCGCAAGGCGGACCGGTTGAAGCTTATCTACTGGGATGGCTCCGGAATCGTTATGGCCTACAAACGGCTGGAAGAGCACATGTTCATTTGGCCAGGCATCAAGGATGGCCTGATGACGCTCACCCACGCCCAGTTCGAAGCCCTGTTTGCGGGCCTCGACTGGCGGCGGGTTCATGCCGTCCAGACAAGAACGCCGGAGGCCATCGAATAGCTGCGGCACGATGACTCAGCGCCCCAGATTCCAGAGGCAATTCCGCTCGGGATTTGATATTTTCCGGCCATGCTCGAAGCCGCCGATCTTCCCGATGATGTTGCCGCCCTGAAGGCGCTGCTGATCGCGGCGCAGGCACGCGAGGCGGCCAAGGACGTCGCGATAGCGAGCAAGGACGAGCATATCGCCCGCAAGGATGAGCGGATCGAGCGGCTTGAGAAGTTGGTCGCAGCGTTTAAGCAGGCTGCCTTCGGACGCAAATCCGAGAAGACCGATCCTGACCAATTCGACCTGGCGCTGGAAGACCTGGAGACGGCCATGGCCGTGATCCATGCCGAGGATGAGGCGGACGCTCCTGTAGGAAGCAGGATTATCAAGCCGCGCGCGATCAATCGCGGCTCCCTTCCAAAGCATCTTCCGCGCATCGAGGAGGTGATCGTGCCAGAAAGCCTGATCTGTGCCTGCGGTGGTCGCCTGCATTGCATTGGCGAGGATGTCTCCGAGCGGTTGGACGTGATCCCGGCACAGTTCCGCGTGATCGTCACCCGCCGCCCTAAGTATGCCTGCCGTGCCTGCACCGACGGGGTCGTCCAAGCCCCAGCTCCGGCACGGTTGATCCAGGCCGGGCTGCCGACGGAAGCGACCATCGCCCATGTTCTGGTCTCCAAGTATGCGGATCACCTTCCGCTCTATCGGCAGGCGCAGATCATGAGCCGCCAGGGCATCGATCTCGACCGATCAACACTTGCCGATTGGGTCGGTCGGGCAGCCTATGAACTGCTGCCCGTCTTCGATGCACTGATCGCCGACTTGAAGCGCTCGACCAAGCTGTTCATGGACGAGACCCGTGCTCCGGTTCTCGATCCCGGCTCCCGCAAAACCAAGACCGGATACTTCTGGGCGCTGGCGCGGGATGATCGCCCATGGGGCGGCGGTGCTCCGCCAGGTGTTGCCTTCACCTATGCTCCTGGTCGGGGAGGCATTCATGCCGAACGTATACTGCAGGGTTTCTCTGGCGTCCTGCAGGTGGATGGGTATGCGGGATACAACAGGCTGATCGCACCAGAGCGTGTCGGCCCAGACATTCAGCTTGCCTATTGCTGGGCGCATGCCCGGCGCAAGCTGGTGGAGATCACCCGCAACGGCTCAGCGCCCATTGCTGAAGACGGCGTCAAACGGATTGGAGAACTGTATCGCATCGAAGCCGACCTGCGCGGCCTTGATCCTGAAGCTCGCCTTACAGCTCGGCAGGAACGATCAGCGCCACTCGTCGCAGACCTGCATGGCTGGCTTGTCCATCACCGCGCACGCGTGGCCACAAAGTCGCCGCTCGGCGAAGCTTTGGCCTACATCGCCAAATACTGGGATGGCCTGCAGCTATTCCTGATCGACGGCCGCGTCGAGATCGACAATAACAGCGTCGAGCGGACCATCCGGCCGATTGCGCTAAACCGGAAGAACGCACTCTTCGCGGGTCATGATGCCGGAGCAGAGAGCTGGGCGACCATCGCCTCGTTGATCGAGACGTGTAAGTTGAATGGCGTTGATCCGCAGGCCTACCTGACAAAGGCGCTCACCTCCATCATCAACGGCCACAAGCAAAGGCAGATTGGTGAGTTGCTACCGTGGAATTATCCGCGAGGCGACGTTATCAAAGGCGTCTAGGCGTTCGTGCTTGAGCCGCCAGAGAGGCCAAGGCATGCGGGACATATGCGTCATATTCGATCTGGATGGGACGCTTGTCGATAGCGAGGTCATTTGTATTCAAGTGCTGGCCGATCTGCTGCC
This DNA window, taken from Peteryoungia algae, encodes the following:
- the tnpA gene encoding IS66-like element accessory protein TnpA, which codes for MESTLEVLTTRRDRREPHRHWPDEVKARIVSESLRPGVTVNEVAERYGLKANHLSSWRTLARQGKLVLPEPEEAVEFAAIVVAAPSPEPQAAKVASRAEIVVGPVTIFLEEGASVSRIAAIARALAATT
- the tnpB gene encoding IS66 family insertion sequence element accessory protein TnpB (TnpB, as the term is used for proteins encoded by IS66 family insertion elements, is considered an accessory protein, since TnpC, encoded by a neighboring gene, is a DDE family transposase.) — encoded protein: MIFPSNRVRIMVATKPVDFRKGHDGLAALVKNELHKDPFTGTVFVFRSRKADRLKLIYWDGSGIVMAYKRLEEHMFIWPGIKDGLMTLTHAQFEALFAGLDWRRVHAVQTRTPEAIE
- the tnpC gene encoding IS66 family transposase; this translates as MLEAADLPDDVAALKALLIAAQAREAAKDVAIASKDEHIARKDERIERLEKLVAAFKQAAFGRKSEKTDPDQFDLALEDLETAMAVIHAEDEADAPVGSRIIKPRAINRGSLPKHLPRIEEVIVPESLICACGGRLHCIGEDVSERLDVIPAQFRVIVTRRPKYACRACTDGVVQAPAPARLIQAGLPTEATIAHVLVSKYADHLPLYRQAQIMSRQGIDLDRSTLADWVGRAAYELLPVFDALIADLKRSTKLFMDETRAPVLDPGSRKTKTGYFWALARDDRPWGGGAPPGVAFTYAPGRGGIHAERILQGFSGVLQVDGYAGYNRLIAPERVGPDIQLAYCWAHARRKLVEITRNGSAPIAEDGVKRIGELYRIEADLRGLDPEARLTARQERSAPLVADLHGWLVHHRARVATKSPLGEALAYIAKYWDGLQLFLIDGRVEIDNNSVERTIRPIALNRKNALFAGHDAGAESWATIASLIETCKLNGVDPQAYLTKALTSIINGHKQRQIGELLPWNYPRGDVIKGV